The Pirellulales bacterium genomic sequence CACGGTCGACGGCAGCACGCACGAGCGCGATGCGACTGGCATGTTCTTGGCGATCGGCCACACGCCCAACACGGCCTTCCTCAACTGTCAGCTCGAATTGACCACGAAGAAGTACGTCAAGTGGACCGTCCCATTCCGCACGAACACGAGCGTGGAAGGGGTCTTCGCCGCGGGCGACGTGGCCGACGACTACTACCGCCAAGCCGTCACCGCCGCCGGCACCGGCTGCATGGCCGCCCTAGACGCCGAACGCTGGCTGGCGCACGAGGGCCATTGACCGCCGGAATCCGAGAACCGCCGGGGACTGGCTCATTTTGCGATGCCCTGTGAGCAAAATGTGCCTGTCCCCCTCTCCGCAGGCGGTCCCCGGATAGGCTCTTGGCCTTTTGCGACTTCACCTCCATGCTCGAGAGCCAACAACTCGGCGGTCAAGAACCGACAGGTTGTTCGACGCCCGCTAGGTGCAAGGCCGAGCAAAACATGGCTAGCTCGGGTAAATCGGCATGCCCGTTCGATCGATCGGGCGGCCGACATAGAGACCCCCTCTCACAAGCCAAGCGAACTCGGGGTGCCGAACCTCGTAGCTGTCCCCGCTGGAAAGAATCACGCGAAAGGGAGAGAACGGGCGGCGCGCGAGCAGTCCCTTAATCGTTTCGATCATCACATAAGTGTACATCCGTCTCGGCCAGCGGCCAAGTGTACGAGCGTTCGAGGTTTTGAACTACCCGGCTAGGACTCGAACCTAGAATGAGGGAGCCAAAATCCCTAGTGTTACCATTACACTACCGGGTAGGGGTCGCCGAGGACGACCTTGGGTCAACGGGCGAGTTTAGCAGGTTTTTTGGCAGCCGGGTAGGCGATGCCGGTGGCGAATGGTGAGTCACGGGGTCGGGAGATAGAGCCGTTCGTCGTGATTTTGTTGGTCGGCTGCTCGCGCAGGTTCTTACCCCTCACCCCGGCCCCTCTCCCGCAAGGGGCGAGGGGAAAAATCGGCAGCCAAGGCTGCCGGCTAACGAGGCGCTGATGGCAAGCCACCGATTTTCTAGTTACTCGCTGACAATTACGCCTGCAAGCCGCGGCGGTTGACTACGGCGAAGCTGAGTTGTTCCAGCTCGATCGCCAGATCGACGCCCACGTGGCTGACGCCCTCCGGCAGAGTGATCGTCACTGGGGCGAAATTGACGATCCCTTCGACACCGGCGGACACGAGGCGGTCGGCCACGGTTTGGGCGGCGGCGGCCGGCACGACGATCATCGCCAGCTTGATCTTGTGCTGCTTGACGATCGCCGGCAGGTCGTCGAGGTGATGGATCGGCACGCCGTTGATCGTCGAGCCGATTTTTGACGAATCGATGTCGAAGGCCGCCACGATCCGGAAGTTCTGATTGCCGAATCCGCGATAGCCGAGCAGGGCCTGGCCGAGGTTGCCGGTGCCGACCATGACGACCGGCCAGCCGTGATCCGTTCCCAGGATGCGGCGGATGGCGGCGATCAGCTCGTCGCAGCGGTAGCCGATGCCCGGATAGCCGAAATGGCCGAAATAGGCGAGGTCTTTGCGAACTTGGGCGTCGCTGAATCCGAGCAAGCTGCCTAATTGGTTCGAGCTGGTCGTCTCGTGGCCGTCGCGAACGAGGTGCTGCAATTCGCGCAGGTAAAGGCTCAACCGATTGACGACCGCCTTGGGAACGGCGCCGTCGGGGAGCGCGTCGGTCGATTTGCCTTTGTCATCGCTCGTCATGTGGCTTGACCCGGATCGCTGGTCCTCGGCTGCCCGCCGCCGGAGGATCGGCGTTACTCTAAAGTGGCAAACGGCGAGTGGCAAGTGCCGGGTGGCGTTTCCAACCGTACTTGACAGCCTCTTGG encodes the following:
- a CDS encoding redox-sensing transcriptional repressor Rex, producing the protein MTSDDKGKSTDALPDGAVPKAVVNRLSLYLRELQHLVRDGHETTSSNQLGSLLGFSDAQVRKDLAYFGHFGYPGIGYRCDELIAAIRRILGTDHGWPVVMVGTGNLGQALLGYRGFGNQNFRIVAAFDIDSSKIGSTINGVPIHHLDDLPAIVKQHKIKLAMIVVPAAAAQTVADRLVSAGVEGIVNFAPVTITLPEGVSHVGVDLAIELEQLSFAVVNRRGLQA